A part of Nocardioides plantarum genomic DNA contains:
- a CDS encoding DUF1059 domain-containing protein: protein MKTLLRCPCGEEIRGADEDELVDKAQAHLAAQHPGREYEREMILFMAT from the coding sequence ATGAAGACACTGCTGCGCTGCCCCTGCGGCGAGGAGATCCGAGGCGCCGACGAGGACGAGCTGGTCGACAAGGCCCAGGCCCACCTCGCCGCCCAGCACCCCGGTCGGGAGTACGAGCGGGAGATGATCCTGTTCATGGCGACCTGA
- a CDS encoding GNAT family N-acetyltransferase gives MSEPVLRPATGADVDRLLAFWLEAGENDARPSDSADAVRRQLERDPDALVVVELDGRILGSVIAGWDGWRAHLYRLAVHPDARRRGLGRLLLDHVERRFAALGAARIDAMVLEGNDLGQSVWRAAGYAPQDDWRRWVKALG, from the coding sequence GTGAGCGAGCCCGTGCTGCGCCCCGCGACCGGGGCCGATGTCGATCGCCTGCTGGCGTTCTGGCTCGAGGCCGGCGAGAACGACGCCCGACCGTCCGACTCCGCCGACGCCGTACGGCGACAGCTCGAGCGGGACCCGGACGCCCTGGTCGTGGTCGAGCTCGACGGGCGCATCCTCGGCTCGGTGATCGCCGGCTGGGACGGCTGGCGCGCCCACCTCTACCGGCTCGCCGTGCACCCCGACGCGCGTCGTCGCGGCCTGGGCCGGCTGCTGCTCGACCACGTCGAGCGACGGTTCGCCGCGCTCGGCGCCGCCCGCATCGACGCGATGGTGCTCGAGGGCAACGACCTCGGTCAGTCGGTCTGGCGGGCCGCCGGCTACGCGCCGCAGGACGACTGGCGGCGGTGGGTCAAGGCGCTCGGCTGA
- a CDS encoding helical backbone metal receptor, with the protein MRDDLGTGVALTGPARRVVSLVPSLTEALVSVEPGAVVGATDWCTHPADLDDLGVTRVRGTKNPDLAAIRALAPDLVVVNKEENRELDVRRLRDSGVPVWVTDIETVPDAIASMERLLDALGWSRPAWLTESRRLWCGPLPSVSRTVVVPIWRDPWMVVGARTFTTDLLRRLGWDNVHADAADRYPTVAIADLDAAGADVVLLPDEPYVFTADDGPEAFTRTPTELVSGRLITWYGPSLVEAAGLA; encoded by the coding sequence ATGAGGGACGACCTCGGCACGGGCGTCGCCCTCACCGGACCGGCGCGCCGCGTCGTCTCCCTGGTGCCGTCGCTCACCGAGGCGCTGGTCTCGGTCGAGCCGGGTGCCGTGGTCGGCGCGACCGACTGGTGCACCCACCCGGCCGACCTCGACGACCTCGGCGTCACCCGGGTCCGGGGCACCAAGAACCCCGACCTGGCCGCGATCCGGGCCCTGGCGCCCGACCTGGTCGTGGTCAACAAGGAGGAGAACCGCGAGCTCGACGTACGCCGGCTGCGCGACTCGGGCGTGCCGGTCTGGGTCACCGACATCGAGACCGTGCCCGACGCGATCGCCTCGATGGAGCGGCTGCTCGACGCGCTCGGCTGGAGCCGGCCCGCGTGGCTGACCGAGTCGCGCCGGCTGTGGTGCGGCCCGCTCCCCTCGGTGTCGCGCACCGTCGTCGTACCGATCTGGCGCGACCCGTGGATGGTGGTCGGGGCACGCACCTTCACCACCGACCTGCTGCGCCGCCTCGGCTGGGACAACGTCCACGCCGACGCCGCCGACCGCTACCCGACGGTGGCGATCGCCGACCTGGACGCCGCCGGCGCCGACGTCGTGCTCCTGCCCGACGAGCCCTACGTCTTCACCGCCGACGACGGCCCCGAGGCCTTCACCCGCACCCCGACCGAGCTCGTCAGCGGTCGGCTGATCACCTGGTACGGCCCGTCGCTGGTCGAGGCGGCGGGGCTCGCATGA
- a CDS encoding acyl-CoA thioesterase, with protein MTDLPSLELVRSLPAYFEQTVPDDYIDENGHMNITKYFELGAWAPWLRVGELGVGDSYIPERGLSFFTVEHHIRYLGELRLGDPLSVRPAFVGRTAKALHGISFVVDESRDKVACTMEILYVHISMETRRSVAIPDDVATALDGEIAQRDWALGAATGLTLRR; from the coding sequence GTGACCGACCTCCCCTCCCTCGAGCTCGTCCGCAGCCTGCCGGCGTACTTCGAGCAGACCGTGCCCGACGACTACATCGACGAGAACGGGCACATGAACATCACCAAGTACTTCGAGCTCGGTGCCTGGGCGCCGTGGCTGCGGGTCGGTGAGCTCGGGGTCGGCGACTCCTACATCCCCGAGCGGGGCCTGTCGTTCTTCACCGTCGAGCACCACATCCGCTACCTCGGCGAGCTGCGCCTGGGCGACCCGCTCTCGGTGCGCCCGGCGTTCGTGGGCCGCACCGCCAAGGCCCTGCACGGCATCTCCTTCGTCGTCGACGAGAGCCGCGACAAGGTCGCCTGCACGATGGAGATCCTCTACGTGCACATCTCGATGGAGACCCGGCGCTCGGTCGCGATCCCGGACGACGTCGCGACCGCGCTCGACGGCGAGATCGCCCAGCGGGACTGGGCCCTGGGCGCCGCGACCGGGCTCACCCTGCGGCGATGA
- a CDS encoding S8 family serine peptidase, giving the protein MNHPTTARRTGAASRRSLRAPLVAVVAMTIAGTGLAAAGPSGADEAAPGAPAAKTVTSPGIGDKVDVPGSSKGATSWFVRLRGPGALAVQSRTDTGGTSGAKGLTRAARDRVTAVGRLTDAVVATANRADDDAVVLYRSSFSVPGVALHADAAAIRAVAARPDVVDVVPIVAKQLIEPVTDTSGASSGRSDTPTNAPSNELTGAASTWRATGNIGTGETIAVIDTGLDYTHADFGGSGVPRDWYAAGRNASMVDGTYDPAIVVPGHDFAGQNYNGQTVTTPRPDENPIDGPGGGHGTHVSGTAAGRGVTAEGTTFTGDYRELTPAQARGMEVAPGAAPGAKILPLKVFGDFGGSTDLAGAALEWVAGAVARGQRIDVVNLSLGSSFSPVDDPENDMVAALVDAGVVPVISAGNSGDVTDVAGSPGDSVAALTVAASASGYARLDTVQVVEPADLAGDGPFLAQYSQDWFDTLDNTGPVTNLTQASNAEGCQAYNADDTARVEGKMVWLEWDQANLTCGSATRFDNAAKAGASGVVLASTSKEFEAGIAGNTAIPGVELNAAATAKMRPAMEAGTLVIRIADELKQTVETQNDDLTDTLASFTSRGVHGTIADVVKPDVSAPGVNIVSAGMGTGTGSEQMSGTSMASPHTAGVVALTRVAHPTWSARRIKTVVMNTAAHEVTAPDGTAYSNLMQGTGRIDAVAAGASQVTVESVENPDLVTASFGVVEVARDGVTQKRTLRLTNTGDADQAYDVNYRERVGTPGAKISVTPSTVTVPAGGTAEVTVTFSVPDREALRRTVDPGQAKSRLTSHVPNTSGVVAFTAKGAAADDTTPTTPPLWVAVFAAPKPVSSLAATKPVVLPAGRAGSTSGSQETSAGLTLTGSGLAQGYGTAAWSSRVTPLVAGVRSPRLPASTTSTATMAGGDILQVGASSTSPLNRSDRSKGTLAVGIQTAGPIIGLGTTTYPVVHYDVDRDGLEDFQTYANYDQKKNVPVALTVDVGTQIVVDEQPVNGLAAGNLGQYDNDTVVLPVALRALGYTKSTKATVVDYWVTTESQYAPANADGEKGPLDKVKPTAFDVYNPPVWFSRSGTTASSTSFAVGSAANARLRIHRAVTRAGATGSVLVIGHDNGTGGRTSRVTWRAPAPTRAASQTQVRLHDRRVDVDQRTSITVTVRASGRPATGRVQVQLSGQAWVTHWLRNGAVTVRVSTSRPGLTSVRARYLGSASTAPSNGSARLTVER; this is encoded by the coding sequence ATGAATCACCCCACCACTGCCCGCCGCACGGGCGCGGCCAGCCGACGCTCGCTGCGAGCGCCGCTCGTGGCCGTCGTCGCGATGACGATCGCCGGCACCGGTCTGGCCGCGGCCGGACCCTCCGGCGCCGACGAGGCTGCTCCGGGCGCCCCCGCTGCCAAGACCGTCACCAGCCCCGGCATCGGCGACAAGGTCGACGTCCCGGGCTCGAGCAAGGGCGCCACGTCGTGGTTCGTCCGGTTGCGCGGACCCGGGGCGCTCGCCGTCCAGTCGCGTACGGACACCGGCGGCACCTCCGGCGCCAAGGGCCTCACCCGGGCCGCCCGTGACCGCGTCACGGCCGTGGGCCGCCTCACCGACGCCGTGGTCGCCACCGCGAACCGGGCCGACGACGACGCTGTGGTGCTCTACCGGAGCAGCTTCTCGGTCCCGGGCGTCGCCCTGCACGCCGACGCCGCCGCCATCCGAGCCGTCGCCGCCCGCCCCGACGTCGTCGATGTGGTGCCCATCGTGGCCAAGCAGCTCATCGAGCCGGTCACCGACACCTCAGGCGCCTCCAGCGGTCGGTCCGACACGCCCACCAACGCCCCGAGCAACGAGCTCACCGGCGCGGCCAGCACGTGGCGTGCGACCGGCAACATCGGCACCGGCGAGACCATCGCGGTGATCGACACCGGCCTGGACTACACCCACGCCGACTTCGGCGGCTCGGGTGTCCCCCGGGACTGGTACGCCGCCGGTAGGAACGCCTCCATGGTGGACGGCACCTACGACCCCGCGATCGTCGTGCCCGGGCACGACTTCGCCGGGCAGAACTACAACGGCCAGACCGTCACCACTCCGCGGCCCGACGAGAACCCCATCGACGGCCCCGGGGGCGGCCACGGCACCCACGTGTCCGGCACCGCCGCCGGCCGCGGTGTGACCGCCGAGGGTACGACCTTCACCGGCGACTACCGGGAGCTCACGCCCGCGCAGGCCCGTGGCATGGAGGTGGCTCCTGGCGCTGCTCCCGGAGCCAAGATCCTGCCCCTGAAGGTCTTCGGAGACTTCGGTGGCAGCACGGACCTGGCCGGCGCGGCCTTGGAGTGGGTCGCCGGAGCGGTCGCCCGAGGGCAGCGCATCGACGTGGTCAACCTGTCGCTCGGCTCCTCCTTCAGCCCTGTCGACGACCCCGAGAACGACATGGTCGCCGCGCTCGTCGACGCCGGCGTGGTCCCGGTCATCTCGGCCGGCAACTCCGGCGACGTCACCGACGTCGCCGGCAGCCCGGGCGACAGCGTCGCCGCCCTGACCGTCGCCGCCTCCGCCAGCGGCTACGCACGCCTCGACACCGTCCAGGTCGTCGAGCCGGCGGACCTGGCCGGCGACGGACCGTTCCTGGCGCAGTACTCCCAGGATTGGTTCGACACCCTGGACAACACCGGTCCGGTCACGAACCTCACCCAGGCCAGCAACGCCGAGGGGTGCCAGGCCTACAACGCCGACGACACCGCCCGGGTGGAGGGCAAGATGGTCTGGCTGGAGTGGGACCAGGCCAACCTCACCTGCGGGTCGGCGACGCGCTTCGACAACGCCGCCAAGGCCGGCGCCTCGGGCGTGGTGCTCGCCAGCACCAGCAAGGAGTTCGAGGCCGGCATCGCCGGCAACACCGCCATCCCCGGCGTCGAGCTCAACGCCGCTGCCACCGCGAAGATGCGTCCGGCCATGGAGGCCGGAACGCTCGTGATCCGCATCGCCGACGAGCTCAAGCAGACCGTCGAGACCCAGAACGACGACCTGACCGACACGCTCGCCTCGTTCACGTCGCGCGGCGTGCACGGCACCATCGCCGACGTCGTCAAGCCCGACGTGTCCGCACCCGGCGTCAACATCGTCTCCGCCGGCATGGGCACCGGAACCGGCAGCGAGCAGATGAGCGGCACCTCGATGGCCTCCCCGCACACTGCGGGTGTGGTCGCTCTGACCCGGGTCGCGCACCCCACGTGGAGCGCGCGGCGCATCAAGACCGTGGTCATGAACACCGCCGCGCACGAGGTCACCGCACCCGACGGCACGGCGTACTCCAACCTGATGCAGGGCACGGGCCGGATCGACGCCGTCGCCGCCGGCGCCTCGCAGGTCACGGTGGAGTCGGTGGAGAACCCCGACCTGGTGACCGCCTCGTTCGGTGTCGTCGAGGTGGCTCGCGACGGCGTCACCCAGAAGCGCACCCTGCGGCTCACCAACACCGGAGACGCCGACCAGGCCTACGACGTCAACTACCGCGAGCGGGTCGGTACCCCCGGGGCCAAGATCAGCGTCACGCCGAGCACGGTCACGGTCCCCGCGGGCGGCACGGCCGAGGTCACGGTGACCTTCAGCGTGCCCGACCGTGAGGCACTGCGCCGCACGGTGGACCCGGGACAGGCGAAGAGCCGCCTCACCTCCCACGTGCCCAACACCTCCGGCGTCGTGGCCTTCACCGCCAAGGGCGCCGCTGCCGACGACACCACCCCGACCACCCCTCCGTTGTGGGTCGCTGTCTTCGCCGCTCCCAAGCCCGTGAGCAGCCTGGCGGCCACGAAGCCCGTCGTGCTCCCCGCGGGTCGGGCCGGCAGCACCAGCGGGTCGCAGGAGACCTCCGCCGGTCTGACCCTGACCGGGTCCGGACTGGCCCAGGGCTACGGCACCGCTGCCTGGAGCAGCCGGGTGACCCCGCTGGTCGCGGGCGTCCGGAGCCCGCGGCTGCCCGCCTCGACGACGTCGACGGCCACGATGGCCGGCGGCGACATCCTCCAGGTCGGGGCGAGCAGCACCTCCCCGCTCAACCGCAGCGACCGCTCGAAGGGCACCTTGGCCGTCGGCATCCAGACGGCGGGGCCGATCATCGGCCTGGGCACGACCACCTACCCGGTCGTCCACTACGACGTCGATCGCGACGGGCTCGAGGACTTCCAGACCTACGCCAACTACGACCAGAAGAAGAACGTCCCGGTCGCGCTGACCGTCGACGTGGGCACCCAGATCGTGGTCGACGAGCAGCCCGTCAACGGCCTGGCCGCTGGCAACCTGGGCCAGTACGACAACGACACGGTCGTCCTGCCGGTCGCCCTGCGTGCCCTGGGATACACCAAGAGCACCAAGGCCACGGTCGTCGACTACTGGGTCACCACCGAGTCGCAGTACGCACCGGCGAACGCGGACGGCGAGAAGGGGCCCCTGGACAAGGTCAAGCCCACCGCCTTCGACGTCTACAACCCGCCGGTGTGGTTCAGCAGGTCGGGTACGACGGCCAGCAGCACGTCGTTCGCCGTCGGCTCGGCTGCCAACGCCCGCCTCCGCATCCACCGTGCCGTCACCCGTGCCGGCGCCACGGGATCGGTGCTGGTCATCGGCCACGACAACGGCACCGGGGGACGGACCAGCCGCGTCACGTGGCGCGCCCCGGCACCCACCCGTGCCGCCAGCCAGACCCAGGTGCGACTCCACGACCGTCGCGTGGACGTCGACCAGCGGACGTCGATCACCGTCACGGTCCGTGCGTCCGGGCGGCCCGCGACCGGACGCGTGCAGGTCCAGCTGTCGGGCCAGGCCTGGGTCACCCACTGGCTGCGCAACGGCGCGGTCACCGTCCGGGTCAGCACGAGCCGCCCCGGTCTCACCTCCGTGCGCGCCCGCTACCTCGGCTCCGCGTCGACCGCCCCCAGCAACGGGTCGGCGCGACTGACAGTGGAGCGTTGA
- a CDS encoding class I SAM-dependent methyltransferase → MDRALSFGSDAEAYDRFRPGYPDSLVDTVLAHADGPVTRALEVGAGTGKATAGFASRGLVVTAIEPDPGMRAVLATRITQGGWTVDVVDATFETVDLDAVGPVDLLYAAAAFHWTDPATRWSRAAAALRPGGVLAVFGCARDLADPALAARVDALTEPVLPQDPTLSWDIGVLREQPAFADVVETTLPRTATMSADDYVSHLTTVSAYRVLPATQRDELLSGVRGLLPDVVEVTEDVPLHLARRTDRSPS, encoded by the coding sequence GTGGACCGTGCCCTCAGCTTCGGCTCCGACGCCGAGGCCTACGACCGCTTCCGTCCGGGCTATCCCGACTCGCTCGTCGACACCGTCCTCGCCCACGCCGACGGGCCCGTCACGCGGGCCCTCGAGGTGGGGGCCGGCACCGGCAAGGCCACGGCGGGATTCGCCTCACGGGGGCTGGTCGTCACGGCGATCGAGCCCGACCCCGGCATGCGCGCGGTGCTGGCCACACGGATCACGCAGGGCGGCTGGACGGTCGACGTCGTCGATGCGACCTTCGAGACCGTCGATCTCGACGCCGTCGGCCCGGTCGACCTGCTGTACGCCGCCGCCGCGTTCCACTGGACCGATCCGGCGACCAGGTGGTCGAGGGCCGCGGCGGCGCTGCGTCCCGGCGGGGTGCTCGCGGTGTTCGGCTGCGCACGCGACCTGGCAGACCCCGCGCTGGCCGCACGCGTCGACGCCCTCACCGAGCCGGTGCTCCCCCAGGACCCCACCCTGAGCTGGGACATCGGCGTCCTGCGCGAGCAGCCGGCCTTCGCCGACGTGGTCGAGACGACGCTCCCGCGCACCGCCACCATGAGCGCCGACGACTACGTCTCGCACCTGACGACCGTGTCGGCCTACCGCGTGCTCCCGGCCACGCAGCGCGACGAGCTGCTGTCGGGAGTCCGGGGGCTGCTCCCGGACGTCGTCGAGGTGACCGAGGACGTGCCACTCCACCTGGCCCGCCGTACCGACAGGAGCCCGTCATGA
- a CDS encoding VOC family protein, with product MTLRLHALAFDARDPGRLARFWGGVLGRPVVGDTLPSGSDDDFLIRFTPTTRPKLRPNQMHLDLTSTSLRDQQATVDRALALGGAHHDVGQLPEDEHVVLVDPEGNELCVIEPTNRFLAGCPAIGALSSDGSQAVGYFWSEALGWPLVWDQDEETAIRSVEGGSIISWGGPPFRAKDGRNRLRLELAPTPDTDQATEVARLLALGASYSGESGESVELVDPDGNELVVLGG from the coding sequence ATGACCCTTCGCCTGCACGCGCTCGCGTTCGACGCCCGGGACCCCGGCCGGCTGGCCCGCTTCTGGGGCGGGGTGCTGGGGCGGCCGGTCGTCGGTGACACGCTCCCGTCCGGCTCCGACGACGACTTCCTGATCCGGTTCACGCCCACGACGCGGCCCAAGCTCCGGCCCAACCAGATGCACCTCGACCTCACCAGCACGTCGTTGCGGGACCAGCAGGCCACCGTCGACCGCGCGCTCGCCCTGGGTGGGGCGCACCACGACGTCGGACAGCTGCCCGAGGACGAGCACGTCGTGCTGGTCGATCCCGAGGGCAACGAGCTCTGCGTCATCGAGCCGACCAACAGGTTCCTGGCGGGCTGTCCGGCGATCGGGGCGCTGTCCTCGGACGGGTCGCAGGCGGTCGGCTACTTCTGGAGCGAGGCGCTCGGCTGGCCGCTGGTGTGGGACCAGGACGAGGAGACCGCGATCCGGTCCGTCGAGGGCGGCTCGATCATCTCCTGGGGCGGCCCGCCGTTCCGGGCCAAGGACGGCCGCAACCGGCTGCGCCTCGAACTCGCGCCGACCCCCGACACCGACCAGGCCACCGAGGTGGCGCGCCTGCTCGCGCTCGGGGCGTCGTACTCGGGGGAGTCGGGGGAGTCGGTCGAATTGGTCGATCCGGACGGCAACGAGCTGGTGGTGCTCGGAGGCTGA
- a CDS encoding HNH endonuclease signature motif containing protein gives MAEHTDTPGSGHPIEALLCSLLADLQGAVDVPTWSMDEKTTTRVVGLAARVAAGVAELEARSINQAETLDLPGVAGCRNTARWLRVTTGVTGRTARAKAKLAKGLADLEPTRTATARGEIHAEQAQVIADHMGLLEDEKVSTYDQARAETFLLAEAVGGHDADALATMGHAIWERLDPEGADEREAKALEAQEERARRRTRLSMGDDGQGLTHGRFSIPTAAADAFRKQLHALAAPKHVRAEHGAGSYDWQKPSAERLGQAFVDWVEGYDPTQLPKIGGLAASVIAIGDYDLLQGKMKAAQLETGTKISPAEYLRLACGAGIIPAWMNADAEVLALGRKHRFHTPAQRLAAIVEQRHCQHHSGCEVPGYLCHAHHDIPWAQGGGTDLRTTKLYCPFHHTRVHQPGHDPMRT, from the coding sequence ATGGCCGAGCACACCGACACCCCTGGATCGGGACACCCGATCGAGGCGTTGCTGTGCTCGCTGCTGGCCGACCTCCAGGGCGCAGTCGACGTCCCGACCTGGTCGATGGACGAGAAGACCACCACCAGGGTCGTGGGTCTCGCTGCCCGGGTCGCAGCAGGTGTCGCCGAGCTCGAAGCCCGCTCGATCAACCAGGCCGAGACCCTGGACCTACCCGGTGTCGCGGGGTGCCGCAACACCGCCCGGTGGCTGCGCGTGACCACCGGTGTCACCGGGCGCACTGCGAGGGCCAAGGCCAAGCTCGCCAAGGGTCTGGCTGATCTCGAGCCCACGCGCACAGCGACCGCGAGAGGCGAGATCCACGCCGAGCAGGCCCAGGTGATCGCCGACCACATGGGGTTGTTGGAGGACGAGAAGGTCTCGACCTACGACCAGGCCCGCGCCGAGACGTTCCTGCTCGCTGAGGCTGTCGGTGGCCATGACGCCGATGCCCTGGCCACGATGGGGCACGCGATCTGGGAACGCCTGGACCCTGAGGGCGCCGACGAACGCGAGGCCAAAGCGTTGGAAGCCCAGGAAGAACGAGCCCGACGCAGGACCCGGTTGTCGATGGGCGACGACGGGCAGGGACTGACCCACGGCCGGTTCAGCATCCCCACCGCCGCCGCTGATGCGTTCAGAAAGCAGCTCCACGCCCTGGCCGCCCCCAAGCACGTCCGCGCCGAGCACGGGGCCGGGTCCTATGACTGGCAGAAGCCGTCGGCCGAACGCTTGGGCCAGGCGTTCGTGGACTGGGTCGAGGGCTACGACCCGACCCAGCTCCCCAAGATCGGCGGGCTCGCAGCCAGCGTGATCGCCATCGGCGACTACGACCTCCTGCAGGGGAAGATGAAGGCTGCCCAGCTGGAGACCGGCACGAAGATCAGCCCCGCCGAGTACCTCCGCCTGGCCTGCGGCGCCGGGATCATCCCGGCCTGGATGAACGCCGACGCCGAAGTGTTGGCCCTGGGTAGGAAGCACCGGTTCCACACCCCCGCCCAACGCCTGGCCGCGATCGTCGAGCAACGCCACTGCCAACACCACAGTGGCTGCGAGGTCCCGGGCTACCTGTGCCACGCCCACCACGACATCCCCTGGGCCCAGGGCGGTGGTACCGACCTGAGGACCACGAAGCTCTACTGCCCCTTCCACCACACCCGCGTCCACCAACCCGGCCACGACCCCATGCGCACGTGA
- a CDS encoding SigE family RNA polymerase sigma factor, whose translation MRRDRDADFTAYASGRWASLVRAAVLLGCSQQDAEDLAQAALVKTWSHWKRVSQATEPDAYVYRVMVNTLSTNRRRRWHGEQPTEDVPDSHTDDHTATVVLRHAVTTALRRLPREQQQVLVLRYVADLTERATADVLGVAVGTVKSRTSRALAALNPADFTDLAGDEP comes from the coding sequence GTGAGGAGAGACCGCGACGCCGACTTCACCGCCTACGCCTCGGGGCGCTGGGCGTCGTTGGTGCGTGCCGCGGTGCTCCTGGGGTGCTCTCAGCAGGACGCCGAGGACCTGGCACAGGCAGCCCTCGTGAAGACGTGGTCGCATTGGAAGAGGGTCAGCCAAGCCACGGAGCCGGACGCCTACGTCTACCGGGTCATGGTCAACACGCTCTCCACCAACCGCCGTCGCAGGTGGCACGGGGAGCAGCCGACCGAGGACGTCCCGGACAGCCACACCGATGACCACACGGCCACGGTGGTTCTTCGCCACGCCGTGACGACCGCCCTGCGAAGGCTGCCCCGCGAGCAGCAGCAGGTGCTCGTCCTGCGCTACGTCGCAGACCTCACCGAGCGGGCCACCGCGGACGTGCTCGGGGTCGCCGTGGGCACCGTCAAGAGCCGGACCTCGCGTGCCCTCGCCGCCCTCAACCCCGCCGACTTCACCGACCTTGCAGGAGACGAGCCATGA
- a CDS encoding PadR family transcriptional regulator: MDSTQLLKGVLDLTVLAVIADEDGYGYDVLRRLRTAGLTDVGDASVYGTLRRLYAAGALTSYVVPSEEGPHRKYYGMTPAGRDQLARQTKDWATFSQTVTDILDPTRPQGARP; encoded by the coding sequence ATGGACAGCACGCAGCTCCTCAAGGGAGTGCTCGACCTCACGGTCCTGGCGGTCATCGCCGACGAGGACGGCTACGGCTACGACGTGCTGCGTCGGCTGCGGACGGCGGGACTCACCGACGTCGGCGACGCCTCGGTCTACGGGACGCTGCGTCGCCTCTACGCGGCCGGCGCCCTGACGTCGTACGTCGTGCCGTCCGAGGAGGGGCCCCACCGCAAGTACTACGGCATGACCCCCGCCGGTCGCGACCAGCTCGCGCGTCAGACCAAGGACTGGGCCACGTTCAGCCAGACCGTCACCGACATCCTCGACCCCACCCGACCCCAGGGAGCCCGCCCGTGA